Proteins from a genomic interval of Pseudomonas silesiensis:
- the estP gene encoding esterase EstP, producing the protein MINPTLAAPLAVCLLAMACTQAIAAPNPYSNFIVFGDSLSDAGQFTDTGGPAGATLRFTNRTGPVYLDGSGEVYSANSTQLLGGKLGFSPDQTAASTSAARADEGLPDGNNWAVGGYRTDQILDSINDVSATGERTRPGYLATNNLRADPNALYFLSGGGNDFLQGLVLNPAQAGAAADRLADSAQVLQTAGARYIMVWLLPDLGLTPAINGSPAQPGISLLSSLFNQRLVTRLGGIDAEVIPLNVPLLLQEAVADPASFGLATDQNLVATCFSGNGCVENPAYGINSATPDPSKLIYNDGVHPTETGQKLISDYAYSLLAAPWELTLLPEMAHASLRAHQDELRSQWQSDWENWQAVGQWRAIVAGGGQHLDIDGQSSGASADGSGNNLNIGGSYRLNEAWRVGVAAGFYRQNLEAGSNDSDYKLNSYLATAFAQFQQNRWWADAALTGGKLDYDNLKRKFDLGASERAEKGDTDGHLWAFSTRLGYDIAQPGSEWHLSPFISADYAKVEVDGYSENGNRSTALTFDDQKRDSKRLGAGLQGKYQITPQTQVFGEYALEREYEDDTQKVNIALNSLPSLDFELDGYTPQSHLNRVSLGVSHKLTADLALRGGYTFRKSDDFTQQGLNVGVVLDF; encoded by the coding sequence ATGATCAACCCGACACTGGCGGCACCCCTTGCAGTCTGCTTGCTTGCCATGGCCTGTACCCAGGCGATAGCGGCGCCCAACCCTTACTCGAACTTCATCGTCTTCGGCGACAGCCTCAGTGATGCCGGGCAATTTACCGATACCGGCGGCCCGGCCGGCGCGACCCTGCGCTTTACCAACCGTACCGGGCCGGTCTACCTCGATGGCAGCGGCGAGGTTTACTCCGCCAACTCGACGCAGCTATTGGGAGGAAAACTCGGTTTCTCCCCGGATCAGACGGCTGCTTCGACCTCGGCTGCGCGCGCCGACGAAGGCCTGCCTGATGGCAACAACTGGGCCGTGGGCGGCTATCGCACCGACCAGATCCTCGATTCGATTAACGATGTATCCGCCACGGGCGAACGCACCCGTCCAGGCTACCTGGCCACCAACAACCTGCGCGCCGACCCGAATGCGCTGTATTTCCTCTCCGGTGGCGGTAACGATTTCCTCCAGGGCCTGGTGCTCAACCCGGCCCAGGCCGGCGCGGCGGCAGATCGACTGGCAGACAGCGCCCAGGTTCTGCAGACCGCCGGCGCCCGGTACATCATGGTCTGGCTGTTGCCTGACCTGGGTTTGACGCCCGCCATCAACGGCAGTCCTGCACAGCCGGGTATCTCGCTACTGAGCAGCCTCTTCAATCAGCGCCTGGTGACGCGACTCGGGGGCATCGACGCCGAGGTCATCCCGCTGAACGTTCCATTGCTGCTGCAGGAAGCGGTCGCCGATCCGGCATCATTCGGACTGGCCACCGACCAGAACCTGGTTGCCACCTGTTTTAGCGGCAATGGCTGCGTTGAAAACCCCGCCTATGGCATCAACAGTGCCACGCCGGACCCGAGCAAGCTGATCTACAACGATGGCGTTCACCCGACCGAAACCGGGCAGAAGCTGATTTCCGATTACGCCTATTCCCTGCTGGCAGCGCCGTGGGAACTGACGCTGTTGCCGGAAATGGCCCACGCCTCTCTACGTGCGCACCAGGATGAACTGCGCAGCCAATGGCAATCGGACTGGGAGAACTGGCAGGCCGTCGGCCAATGGCGCGCGATCGTCGCGGGCGGCGGTCAGCATCTGGATATCGATGGTCAAAGTAGCGGTGCCAGTGCCGATGGCAGCGGAAACAACCTGAATATCGGCGGCAGCTATCGCCTCAATGAAGCTTGGCGAGTCGGTGTGGCGGCAGGTTTTTATCGGCAGAATCTTGAAGCTGGCAGCAATGATTCGGACTACAAGCTCAACAGCTACCTGGCCACCGCCTTCGCCCAGTTCCAGCAGAATCGCTGGTGGGCCGATGCCGCGTTGACCGGTGGCAAGCTGGATTACGACAATCTCAAACGCAAATTCGACCTGGGTGCCAGCGAAAGGGCGGAAAAAGGCGATACCGACGGCCATCTTTGGGCCTTCAGCACTCGCCTCGGCTACGATATTGCGCAACCGGGCAGCGAATGGCACTTGTCGCCGTTCATCAGCGCCGATTACGCGAAAGTGGAAGTCGACGGTTATTCGGAAAACGGCAATCGTTCCACGGCGTTGACCTTTGATGACCAGAAACGCGACTCGAAACGCCTGGGTGCCGGTCTCCAGGGCAAATACCAGATTACCCCGCAGACTCAAGTGTTCGGCGAATATGCCTTGGAGCGCGAATACGAGGATGACACTCAGAAAGTGAACATCGCCCTCAATAGCCTGCCGTCGCTGGACTTCGAGCTCGACGGTTACACACCGCAGAGTCATTTGAATCGCGTGAGCCTGGGGGTCAGCCACAAGTTGACGGCCGATCTGGCGTTGCGTGGCGGTTACACCTTCCGCAAGTCAGATGACTTTACCCAGCAAGGGCTCAACGTTGGGGTTGTATTGGATTTCTGA
- the trpE gene encoding anthranilate synthase component I, producing the protein MIREEFLRLAAAGYNRIPLACETLADFDTPLSIYLKLADEPNSYLLESVQGGEKWGRYSIIGLPCRTVLRVHDHHISVTHDGVEIESHEAEDPLTFVEEFKARYNVPTIPGLPRFNGGLVGYFGYDCVRYVEKRLGKCPNPDPLGVPDILLMVSDAVVVFDNLAGKMHAIVLADPSQEDAFGQGQARLEALLEKLRQPITPRRGLDFSKQQSADPVFRSSFTQNDYEKAVDTIKEYILAGDCMQVVPSQRMSIDFKAAPIDLYRALRCFNPTPYMYFFNFGDFHVVGSSPEVLVRVEDNLITVRPIAGTRPRGANEEADVALEKDLLSDDKEIAEHLMLIDLGRNDTGRVSEIGSVKLTEKMVIERYSNVMHIVSNVTGQLTAGLTAMDALRAILPAGTLSGAPKIRAMEIIDELEPVKRGVYGGAVGYYAWNGNMDTAIAIRTAVIKNGELHVQAGGGIVADSVPALEWEETLNKRRAMFRAVALAEQTPDA; encoded by the coding sequence ATGATCCGCGAAGAATTCCTGCGTTTGGCCGCTGCCGGCTACAACCGCATCCCGCTTGCCTGCGAAACCCTGGCCGACTTCGACACTCCGCTGTCGATCTACCTGAAACTGGCCGATGAGCCCAACTCCTACCTGCTCGAGTCGGTGCAGGGCGGAGAAAAGTGGGGCCGCTATTCGATCATTGGGTTGCCGTGCCGCACCGTGCTGCGGGTTCACGATCATCACATCAGCGTGACCCACGATGGCGTCGAGATCGAAAGCCATGAGGCTGAAGACCCGCTGACCTTCGTCGAAGAATTCAAGGCTCGTTACAACGTGCCGACCATCCCCGGCCTGCCGCGGTTCAATGGCGGCCTGGTGGGATACTTCGGGTACGACTGCGTACGTTATGTAGAGAAGCGTCTGGGCAAATGCCCGAACCCGGATCCACTGGGCGTGCCGGACATTCTGCTGATGGTCTCGGACGCGGTGGTGGTGTTCGACAACCTCGCCGGCAAGATGCACGCGATTGTCCTGGCCGATCCGTCGCAGGAAGATGCTTTCGGACAAGGCCAGGCACGTCTTGAAGCGCTGCTGGAAAAACTCCGCCAGCCGATAACCCCGCGTCGCGGCCTGGACTTCAGCAAACAGCAGTCTGCCGATCCGGTATTCCGCTCAAGCTTCACCCAGAACGATTACGAAAAAGCCGTCGACACCATCAAGGAATACATTCTGGCGGGCGACTGCATGCAGGTCGTGCCGTCCCAACGCATGTCGATCGACTTCAAGGCTGCGCCGATCGATCTGTACCGGGCGCTGCGCTGCTTCAACCCGACGCCCTACATGTACTTCTTCAACTTCGGCGACTTCCACGTCGTCGGCAGTTCGCCGGAAGTGCTGGTACGGGTCGAAGACAACCTGATCACCGTACGCCCGATCGCCGGTACCCGTCCGCGGGGTGCCAATGAAGAGGCCGATGTTGCGCTGGAAAAAGACTTGTTGTCCGACGATAAGGAAATCGCCGAACACCTGATGCTGATCGACCTGGGCCGTAACGATACCGGTCGCGTTTCGGAAATCGGCTCGGTCAAACTCACCGAAAAGATGGTGATCGAGCGTTACTCCAATGTCATGCACATCGTGTCCAACGTCACCGGGCAACTGACGGCCGGGCTGACGGCGATGGATGCGCTGCGAGCGATACTGCCGGCGGGCACTTTGTCCGGCGCACCGAAGATTCGCGCGATGGAAATCATCGACGAGCTGGAGCCGGTCAAGCGCGGCGTGTATGGCGGAGCGGTCGGTTACTACGCCTGGAACGGCAACATGGACACCGCTATCGCGATCCGCACCGCAGTGATCAAGAACGGCGAGCTGCACGTGCAGGCCGGTGGCGGCATTGTCGCCGACTCGGTGCCGGCGCTGGAATGGGAAGAAACCCTGAACAAACGCCGCGCGATGTTCCGTGCGGTAGCCCTGGCTGAGCAAACTCCGGACGCCTGA
- a CDS encoding phosphoglycolate phosphatase gives MSGFEQLFPGALPRLVMFDLDGTLVDSVPDLAAAVDNMLLKLGRAPVGIESVRDWVGNGVHMLVRRALANHIDGENVDEVEAERALELFNGFYEDGHELTVVYPGVRDTLKWLHKQGVEMALITNKPERFVAPLLDQMKIGRYFRWIIGGDTLPKKKPDPAALFFVMKMANIPASQSLFVGDSRSDVLAAKAAGVKCVALSYGYNHGRPIAEESPALVIDDLRKLIPGCLDLAAGITLPDAVQSPAGNPIVVVTRKLWMKVIKALARWRWRA, from the coding sequence ATGAGTGGCTTTGAGCAGCTGTTCCCGGGAGCTTTGCCGCGGCTGGTGATGTTCGATCTGGATGGCACTCTGGTCGATTCGGTCCCCGACCTCGCGGCGGCTGTGGATAACATGCTGCTCAAACTCGGCCGCGCACCTGTCGGAATCGAGTCGGTGCGCGACTGGGTCGGTAACGGCGTGCACATGCTGGTGCGCCGTGCCCTGGCGAACCATATCGATGGCGAGAACGTCGATGAGGTCGAAGCCGAGCGTGCACTGGAGCTGTTCAACGGTTTTTACGAGGATGGACACGAATTGACCGTGGTCTATCCCGGCGTGCGCGATACCCTGAAGTGGCTGCATAAGCAGGGGGTCGAGATGGCGCTGATCACCAACAAGCCGGAGCGCTTCGTCGCGCCGCTGCTGGATCAGATGAAGATCGGCCGCTACTTCCGCTGGATCATCGGTGGCGATACCTTGCCAAAGAAGAAGCCTGATCCGGCGGCACTGTTCTTTGTGATGAAAATGGCCAATATCCCCGCTTCGCAATCCTTGTTCGTCGGTGATTCGCGCAGCGATGTGCTGGCGGCGAAAGCGGCGGGCGTCAAATGCGTAGCGCTCAGTTATGGCTACAACCATGGCCGGCCGATTGCGGAAGAATCCCCGGCGCTGGTGATCGATGATCTGCGCAAATTAATTCCCGGTTGCCTGGATCTGGCCGCTGGGATAACGTTGCCCGACGCTGTTCAATCTCCTGCCGGAAATCCCATCGTGGTAGTCACTCGCAAACTATGGATGAAAGTCATCAAGGCCCTGGCCCGCTGGCGTTGGCGCGCCTGA
- the rpe gene encoding ribulose-phosphate 3-epimerase gives MQPFVIAPSILSADFARLGEEVDNVLAAGADFVHFDVMDNHYVPNLTIGPMVCAALRKYGVTAPIDAHLMVSPVDRIVGDFIEAGATYITFHPEATQHVDRSLQLIREGGCKSGLVFNPATPLDVLKYVMDKVDMILLMSVNPGFGGQKFIPGTLDKLREARALIDASGRDIRLEIDGGVNVNNIREIAAAGADTFVAGSAIFNAPNYQEVIEKMRSELALTRP, from the coding sequence ATGCAGCCCTTCGTCATTGCTCCGTCCATTCTCTCCGCCGATTTCGCCCGTCTGGGTGAGGAAGTGGACAACGTCCTGGCCGCCGGCGCCGACTTCGTACACTTCGATGTCATGGACAACCATTACGTGCCGAACCTGACCATCGGTCCGATGGTCTGCGCCGCGCTGCGCAAGTACGGCGTGACTGCGCCGATCGATGCGCACCTGATGGTCAGCCCGGTGGACCGCATCGTTGGCGACTTCATCGAGGCCGGCGCGACTTACATCACCTTCCACCCGGAAGCCACGCAACACGTCGACCGCTCCCTGCAATTGATCCGCGAAGGCGGCTGCAAGTCGGGCCTGGTGTTCAATCCGGCGACACCGCTGGACGTGCTCAAGTACGTGATGGACAAGGTCGACATGATCTTGCTGATGAGCGTCAACCCGGGCTTCGGCGGGCAGAAGTTCATTCCTGGCACCCTCGACAAGCTGCGTGAAGCGCGGGCACTGATCGATGCCTCCGGTCGTGACATCCGCCTGGAAATCGACGGCGGCGTGAACGTGAACAACATTCGCGAAATTGCCGCCGCTGGCGCCGACACCTTCGTCGCCGGCTCGGCGATCTTCAATGCACCGAACTACCAAGAGGTGATTGAAAAGATGCGTTCCGAACTGGCGCTGACCCGTCCATGA
- a CDS encoding ABC transporter permease — MLSPYMSPIERAWFYSLRILCGLILLFLILPVLVIIPLSFNSGSFLVYPLQGFSLQWYHDFFASAEWMRALKNSIIVAPAATVLAMIFGTLAAIGLTRGDFPGKPLVMALVISPMVVPVVIIGVASYLFFAPLGLGNSFFSLIVVHAVLGVPFVIITVSATLQGFNHNLVRAAASLGASPLTAFRRVTLPLIAPGVISGALFAFATSFDEVVVTLFLAGPEQATLPRQMFSGIRENLSPTIAAAATLLIAFSVILLLTLEWLRGRSEKLRTAQV, encoded by the coding sequence ATGCTGAGTCCTTATATGTCGCCCATCGAGAGGGCATGGTTCTATAGTTTGCGGATTCTCTGCGGCTTGATCCTGTTGTTCCTGATTTTGCCGGTGCTGGTGATCATTCCGCTGTCGTTCAACTCAGGGAGTTTCCTGGTGTACCCGCTGCAAGGTTTCTCGCTGCAGTGGTATCACGACTTCTTCGCGTCGGCGGAATGGATGCGGGCGCTGAAGAACAGCATCATCGTCGCCCCGGCCGCCACGGTGCTGGCGATGATCTTCGGTACGCTGGCAGCGATAGGCCTGACACGGGGCGACTTTCCCGGCAAGCCGTTGGTGATGGCCCTGGTGATTTCGCCGATGGTGGTGCCTGTGGTGATCATCGGTGTCGCCAGCTATTTGTTTTTTGCGCCGCTGGGTCTGGGCAATAGCTTCTTTTCATTGATCGTGGTGCATGCGGTGTTGGGTGTGCCGTTTGTGATCATCACGGTGTCGGCGACCTTGCAGGGGTTCAACCACAACCTGGTGCGGGCGGCTGCAAGCCTGGGGGCTTCGCCGCTGACGGCGTTTCGGCGGGTGACCTTGCCGTTGATCGCGCCGGGCGTGATCTCGGGGGCATTGTTCGCCTTCGCCACTTCGTTCGATGAAGTGGTGGTGACGCTGTTCCTCGCCGGTCCTGAGCAAGCGACCTTGCCACGGCAGATGTTCAGCGGTATCCGCGAAAACCTCAGCCCGACCATTGCTGCCGCAGCGACGCTGCTGATTGCCTTCTCGGTGATCCTGCTGCTGACGTTGGAATGGCTGCGGGGTCGCAGCGAAAAACTGCGCACTGCCCAGGTCTAA
- a CDS encoding ABC transporter permease, with protein sequence MATAIPLNAGTDPTLKQRLKHAERINRWKAQALIAPLVLFLLLVFLVPIVALLYKSVGNPEVVGGMPRTVAAIASWDGRGLPAEPVYKAASEDLAEARKNQTLGDLSKRLNMELAGYRSLLTKTARALPFATEPASYKEALENLDERWGDPAYWQAVRRNTSSITPYYLLAAVDHRIDDLGEIAPATPDQAIYLDIFARTFWMGLIITVICLVLAYPLAYLLANLPSRQSNLLMILVLLPFWTSILVRVAAWIVLLQSGGLINSGLMAMGIIDKPLELVFNRTGVYISMVHILLPFMILPIYSVMKGISPTYMRAAISLGCHPFASFWRVYFPQTYAGVGAGCLLVFILAIGYYITPALLGSPNDQMVSYFVAFYTNTSINWGMATALGGLLLLATVVLYLIYNWLVGASRLRLS encoded by the coding sequence ATGGCCACCGCCATTCCCCTGAACGCGGGCACAGACCCCACCTTGAAGCAGCGGCTCAAGCATGCCGAGCGGATCAATCGCTGGAAGGCCCAAGCCTTGATCGCGCCGCTGGTGCTGTTTCTGCTGCTGGTGTTCCTGGTGCCGATCGTGGCGCTGCTCTACAAAAGCGTCGGTAACCCGGAAGTGGTCGGCGGCATGCCGCGCACCGTGGCGGCCATCGCCAGTTGGGACGGCCGCGGCCTGCCCGCTGAACCGGTTTACAAGGCAGCTAGCGAAGACCTGGCCGAAGCCCGCAAGAATCAGACCTTGGGCGACCTGTCCAAGCGCTTGAACATGGAGTTGGCCGGCTACCGCAGCCTGCTGACCAAAACCGCACGCGCCTTGCCGTTCGCCACCGAACCGGCCTCTTATAAAGAAGCGCTGGAAAATCTCGACGAGCGCTGGGGCGACCCGGCCTACTGGCAAGCCGTACGCCGCAACACCAGCAGCATTACGCCGTACTACCTGCTGGCGGCGGTGGACCACCGGATCGACGACCTCGGCGAAATCGCCCCCGCCACGCCCGACCAGGCCATCTATCTCGATATCTTCGCCCGGACCTTCTGGATGGGCCTGATCATCACCGTGATCTGCCTGGTGCTGGCTTATCCATTGGCCTATCTGCTGGCGAACCTGCCATCGCGGCAAAGCAACCTGCTGATGATTCTGGTCCTGCTGCCGTTCTGGACCTCGATTCTGGTGCGGGTCGCCGCGTGGATCGTGCTGCTGCAATCGGGTGGCCTGATCAACAGCGGCCTGATGGCCATGGGCATCATCGATAAGCCGCTGGAACTGGTGTTCAACCGTACCGGGGTCTACATCTCGATGGTGCACATCCTGCTGCCGTTCATGATCCTGCCGATCTACAGCGTAATGAAAGGCATCTCGCCGACTTATATGCGCGCCGCGATTTCCCTGGGTTGCCACCCGTTCGCCAGCTTCTGGCGGGTGTACTTCCCGCAGACCTATGCCGGTGTCGGCGCCGGTTGCCTGTTGGTGTTCATCCTCGCCATCGGCTACTACATCACCCCGGCCTTGCTGGGCAGTCCCAACGACCAGATGGTCAGTTACTTCGTCGCCTTCTACACCAACACCAGCATCAACTGGGGCATGGCAACCGCGCTCGGTGGGCTGCTGCTGTTGGCGACCGTGGTGCTGTATCTGATTTACAACTGGCTGGTGGGCGCCAGTCGCCTGCGCCTGAGCTAA
- a CDS encoding ABC transporter substrate-binding protein encodes MLRSLKFTALVMGMIGATHAMAAGPDLTVVSFGGANKAAQVKAFYAPWEAAGNGKIVAGEYNGEMAKVKAMVDTKSVSWDLVEVESPELSRGCDEDMFEQLDPALFGKNEDYVKGAIQPCGVGFFVWSTVLAYNADKLKTAPTSWVDFWDTKKFPGKRGLRKGAKYTLEFALMADGVAPKDVYKVLAGKDGQDRAFKKLDELKPSIQWWEAGAQPPQYLASGDVVMSSAYNGRIAAVQKESNLKVVWNGGIYDFDAWAIPKGLDKARAEAAKKFIAFSVQPQQQKTYSENIAYGPANVQAVPLLAKDILKDMPTTPENIANQVQIDVSFWADNGEQLEQRFNSWAAK; translated from the coding sequence ATGTTGAGATCCCTGAAATTCACCGCTTTGGTCATGGGCATGATCGGTGCGACACACGCGATGGCGGCGGGCCCGGACCTGACCGTGGTGTCCTTTGGCGGGGCGAACAAGGCGGCTCAGGTCAAAGCCTTCTACGCACCGTGGGAAGCGGCAGGCAACGGCAAGATCGTGGCGGGCGAGTACAACGGCGAGATGGCCAAGGTCAAGGCCATGGTCGACACCAAGAGCGTGTCCTGGGACCTGGTGGAAGTTGAATCGCCGGAATTGTCCCGTGGTTGCGACGAAGACATGTTCGAGCAACTCGATCCCGCGCTGTTCGGCAAGAATGAAGACTACGTCAAAGGCGCTATCCAGCCGTGCGGCGTGGGCTTCTTCGTGTGGTCGACTGTGCTGGCCTACAACGCCGACAAGCTGAAAACCGCGCCAACCAGCTGGGTGGATTTCTGGGACACCAAGAAATTTCCGGGCAAGCGCGGCCTGCGCAAGGGCGCCAAGTACACCCTGGAGTTCGCGCTGATGGCGGACGGCGTTGCGCCGAAAGACGTCTACAAAGTGCTGGCCGGCAAGGATGGCCAGGATCGCGCGTTCAAAAAGCTCGATGAGCTCAAGCCAAGCATCCAGTGGTGGGAAGCCGGTGCACAACCGCCGCAATACCTCGCTTCCGGTGACGTGGTCATGAGCTCGGCCTACAACGGCCGGATCGCTGCCGTGCAGAAAGAAAGCAACCTGAAAGTGGTGTGGAACGGCGGTATCTACGACTTCGACGCATGGGCCATTCCAAAAGGTCTGGACAAGGCACGTGCTGAGGCGGCGAAGAAATTCATCGCGTTCTCGGTGCAGCCGCAACAGCAGAAAACCTATTCGGAAAACATCGCTTACGGACCGGCCAACGTTCAAGCCGTCCCGCTGCTGGCCAAGGATATCCTGAAGGACATGCCGACCACCCCGGAAAACATCGCCAACCAGGTGCAGATCGACGTCAGCTTCTGGGCTGACAACGGTGAGCAACTGGAGCAGCGCTTCAATTCCTGGGCCGCAAAATAA
- a CDS encoding ABC transporter ATP-binding protein encodes MSQVDSSAGASDILVSFRGVQKSYDGENLIVKDLNLDIRKGEFLTLLGPSGSGKTTSLMMLAGFETPTAGEILLAGRSINNVPPHKRDIGMVFQNYALFPHMTVAENLAFPLTVRGLNKSDVSDRVKRVLSMVQLDMFAQRYPAQLSGGQQQRVALARALVFEPQLVLMDEPLGALDKQLREHMQMEIKHLHQRLGVTVVYVTHDQGEALTMSDRVAVFHQGEIQQIAPPRSLYEEPKNTFVANFIGENNRLNGRLHSHTGDRCVVELGRGEKVEALAVNVGKTGEPVTLSIRPERVSLNGSSEACVNRFSGRVAEFIYLGDHVRVRLEVCGKTDFFVKQPIAELDPELAVGDVVPLGWQVEHVRALDPLLEAH; translated from the coding sequence ATGAGCCAGGTCGATTCAAGCGCAGGGGCCAGCGACATTCTGGTCAGCTTTCGTGGAGTGCAAAAGAGCTACGACGGCGAGAACCTGATCGTCAAAGACCTCAACCTGGACATTCGCAAAGGCGAATTCCTCACCTTGCTCGGGCCGTCCGGCTCCGGTAAGACCACCAGCCTGATGATGCTCGCCGGTTTCGAAACACCGACGGCAGGTGAAATCCTCCTCGCCGGGCGTTCCATCAACAACGTGCCGCCGCACAAGCGCGACATCGGCATGGTCTTCCAGAACTATGCGTTGTTCCCACACATGACGGTTGCCGAGAACCTGGCGTTCCCGCTCACCGTTCGCGGCTTGAACAAGAGTGACGTCAGCGACCGGGTCAAACGGGTCTTGAGCATGGTTCAGCTCGACATGTTCGCCCAGCGTTATCCGGCGCAACTGTCCGGTGGTCAGCAACAGCGTGTGGCCCTGGCCCGTGCCTTGGTGTTCGAGCCGCAACTGGTGCTGATGGACGAACCCCTCGGCGCGCTGGACAAACAACTGCGCGAACACATGCAGATGGAAATCAAACACCTGCACCAGCGCCTCGGCGTGACGGTGGTCTACGTGACCCACGACCAGGGTGAAGCCCTGACCATGTCCGACCGTGTGGCGGTGTTCCACCAAGGCGAAATCCAGCAGATCGCGCCGCCGCGCTCCCTTTATGAAGAACCGAAAAACACCTTCGTCGCCAACTTCATCGGCGAGAACAACCGTCTCAATGGTCGCTTGCACAGCCACACCGGCGACCGCTGCGTCGTCGAGCTCGGTCGTGGTGAAAAGGTGGAAGCCCTGGCGGTCAATGTCGGCAAGACCGGCGAGCCCGTCACGCTGTCGATTCGCCCGGAACGCGTGAGCCTCAATGGTTCGAGCGAAGCTTGCGTCAATCGCTTCTCGGGAAGGGTGGCGGAATTCATCTATTTGGGCGACCACGTGCGGGTTCGCCTGGAAGTCTGCGGCAAGACCGACTTCTTCGTGAAACAACCGATTGCCGAGCTTGATCCCGAGCTGGCGGTTGGCGACGTGGTACCGCTTGGCTGGCAGGTCGAACACGTTCGCGCGCTCGACCCGCTTCTAGAGGCGCATTGA
- a CDS encoding response regulator, translating to MIRVLVAEDHTIVREGIKQLIGLAKDLLVVGEASNGEQLLETLRHVPCEVVLLDISMPGVNGLEAIPRIRALNNPPAILVLSMHDEAQMAARALKVGAAGYATKDSDPALLLTAIRKVAAGGRYIDPDLADRMVFEVGLTDSRPLHSLLSEREFSVFERLAQGANVNDIAQQLALSSKTISTHKARLMQKLNITSLAELVKYAMEHKLL from the coding sequence ATGATCCGTGTACTGGTAGCCGAAGACCACACCATTGTCCGCGAAGGCATCAAGCAGTTGATCGGCCTGGCCAAGGATCTTCTGGTGGTAGGGGAGGCGAGCAATGGCGAGCAGTTGCTCGAAACCTTGCGTCATGTTCCCTGCGAAGTGGTGTTGCTGGATATCTCCATGCCTGGGGTCAATGGCCTGGAAGCCATTCCGCGGATTCGCGCGTTGAACAATCCGCCGGCGATTCTGGTGTTGTCGATGCACGACGAAGCACAAATGGCCGCCCGTGCGTTGAAGGTCGGTGCTGCCGGTTACGCCACCAAGGACAGCGATCCTGCGCTGCTCCTGACCGCGATCCGCAAAGTCGCGGCGGGGGGGCGGTATATTGATCCGGACCTGGCCGATCGCATGGTCTTCGAAGTCGGGCTTACCGATTCGCGGCCGTTGCATTCGTTGCTGTCCGAGCGAGAGTTCTCGGTGTTCGAACGCCTGGCACAAGGCGCCAACGTCAACGACATTGCCCAGCAACTGGCCTTGAGCAGCAAGACCATCAGCACCCACAAGGCGCGACTGATGCAGAAACTCAACATCACCTCGTTGGCGGAGCTGGTGAAGTACGCGATGGAGCACAAGCTCCTCTAA